Within Wyeomyia smithii strain HCP4-BCI-WySm-NY-G18 chromosome 2, ASM2978416v1, whole genome shotgun sequence, the genomic segment CATTAGTTTAATCTAAATAACTTCTTTTTATTTCAGATTCAAACCTGAACTCCGTTGAGTTTAAGTCAATttgcgatgatgatgatgttcaGTACGTACATGAAACGGGTATCGAGTCAAGCTTGGTTATAAACCTCTACCCAGATCAGAACAAGCCATCCTGTAAGCGCCAATTTCACGCACCCGAATCACATAGTTTCTATGTGCGTCTTCAGAGGGTTTACATACCATCGAGTGGCAGTCGAAAATTTTCTATGCAGAACGGTTTGTCCAGAAAGTATGGTAATAAAAAAGTTAGCAACACTAGCGGTTCGTGTTCACTAATTATAGTAAGTAAAAATAAACTGATTTGATTTTTTCGAACTAACGATATTGGGTCGCATTCAATAGCTATTGCTGTGTAGGAATTTTGtcaacgataaaaaaaaatttatttcagtCTCACTCGTTAAATGGAGAGGTGTTGCCACCGTGGCGGCTGGATCCTTGTGAATTGGAGGCATCAAGCCCGAATGAGGAACCGATGAGACTTCTTCAGGGTCGACTTAACATCGTGTGGAATCATTCTGGCAATCGGCCGGGCTATCGATTGTTGATTACAGTTGTCGGTAATGGTCTACCATGCTTGGAGAAAGGCAAACACTCTTGCCTAGAAGTGGATGATGTTCCATTACTTTGCATCGCGAATGATCTACGGTGTGACGGAGTTCGACACTGTCCTTCACCAGCGAATGCTTTCAATGACGAGGACAGTGAGATGTGTGCCAAACTGAGGAATGAACAACTCATGGTATATTAAGAAGTTTATTGTTTTGCAAAATCATGACATTGATTATTTATTCACAGGAAACTCCCGTGCAAATGGTGTTTAGAAAATACCTACAAACTACATTTAAGTCATTTTTTTATGCTGATTCTACTGAAGGTCCAGTCAAAGAGGACAATATCCTGCCAGAAGTGGTGAAGCAGATAGAAATAATTGAAAGTCAAACTAAGATACCTACCAAACAACACAAAAGTACCTTAAATGGGCTGTCAAAGTATGGCCCTTGGGGATATTTATTCCTAGGAATGCTATTATGTGGAGGCGCTTTGCTAGTCTGTGGCCTATGGGGTATGGTAACCTAGAAAACATGAAGAACTGAGCTATTTCACACTCTATCTCCTTTTCAGAATGCTGCTGCCGAACGCAAAAGCCTGAAGCGCCTGATATATCCGAACAAGAGAATCAATCGGTGTATCAAGAGTCGGGTTTAAATAATTCCAATTTGAATTCTTCAAACGGAATAACACAAACATTGCCTCCTTATGAAGATTTGGATCCTCCTCCTGCGTATAGTGTTTTGTTCCCTAATCAAAAATCTCCCGAAAGTTTGCCATCATTGTTGCGGGTTCCAGAGAATCAGCTGCAGAGCAGTATTACCAGCGAAACTGTACCGTCCAGCAGTAGCGTTGCCAGTATGAGCACGAATCATATACGTACACAAACCGGCCAATGATGCACCTTCTCCGGTAAAGCAAGAAGTGTGCACCAATTCGAAAAAGGctgattttattatttattactgATTAGAAATTTGTATTGGTGTGTAATTacgtttagaatgtttactctTATGACAAATCATGTCAATACCTGAGCGGATATAAGCAAAAAATCATCGAATCGAGAATCGTGAAGTTTCGATTTCATTACTGGTCTTAATAAGACTTAGAAAACGAAAAACTCAGTTGTGTCGAAAACAAGAGACATTCCATCTTGTTTGATTCGTTGTTAGCCAACTAACTGTTCATAGAAAATATGTGTGGCTTGAATAAGTTTGGTATCGAATAGGTCAGCGAATTGCTAGTTCTCGCAGTGAAGCATTTTACAGCTAATTATTATGTgatattaaattatttatattcTTGGACAATTGAAGAATGAAGTCATAGCTAATAAAATAGAACtacataattttaaaaaaaaactaaaactgcTCGTGTACATGGATGACATAATAATCCGAAAGCTAGCTTTGATTTTTCTACATAGGTACCTCAATTATTATTGAGGTACCTATATAGTAACTGCTATCTTTAACAATGACGCATATAATTATTCACGCATACATTATTTATAGTATAATCCTTTTGTGTTTCTGAACATTCGTTGTATTAGTACGCTATTAAACTTCTGCCGTGGCAGCTCGGATCCTCGTGGCATATAATGATCACGAATATTAACGATTTCTTGCTATCTTGGAGTGAAAAATTCAGCAATTCGTTGTGGCCAGCAAGTTACATACAGAACTGCTTACTTCAGCAACCAATAAGGAATATGGGCTGTATTACAGATGCTTCGACGAGCAACACGTTTTATTCGAAACACGGGCACGAGTCgagtcccagctggtctcgaggtacgatgctggcctaacaagccagttgtagTAGTTTCCCCGATcagaaaggcaaaacaaaaatgtaacagaagctgttagtttgttatgagaaaaacctttcaggcTGTGTTTtgaatttgatcccgttaggtgttaaaataacagaaattataacaaaaatgattccaCTAGTATCAAACCCACATCAAACTTTgctactaacgtatcagctttctaacaaaataagatagcatatagaacagtattataacaaccattgttagaaataacaggttttgatagagaggAAAAAtgtgttagacttgtttcaggaTTAAGTCATTTCAGGATTTATTATTATAACTCACTCAGATTCAATTTCGTTAACAAACGcatatataaaaatatgaaatcgcatcaaaatttgttatttgtatctcgtgttgatagaattttgtaattttttagttatgctcctCTGATCgggtcgagtctcggctcgggagagactgttagtgtgagTAGGATCGtggtgctagccccgcaattgtcctgtacacttaacagttggctgcgaagtaccAACATGATCGAATCAAAAGGAATGTTGTCAAGTTCAGGGAACCAACTAGAAACACTAAATATACTTACCGGCAGTATACAcaaacaaattaacaaaaaacatgCTTTATAGCATTTTCCATGTTTGAAATTGTTCTGCCTTTTTTTAAATAGGTATCTCAATACGTTTCAATGATGGTTTTAAATTGATTTCGAATATGTTTCCATTGCTGTATGAGAGTGATATTAACTATTCGGATACATAGACTTCTGGTTTCTTTTCGCTGCAAGTCTAGCACTTTTTACTACTTTCTGTTCTTATTTCTTTGTCGAAATATGCACAGCACGTTGTGTGGAAACGGGTTAACTCTACAGTGTGTATTACATGTTATTTATTCCGTCTATTTGCCGTATTCTGATATTATCTTATTCATATGGTAGGGTACCCTAATAAATGATACCGCTGACTTTATGTCTAGTGTTATGATAGAGTAGATCACTGATATTagcttttcattattttttttgtatttcattttcgCGCTCTAcgccgaaaaaaatatttttcggaaaTCACTGTTGGTTCTATTTCCAATTTGAAAGATGACAAAAATAAAAGGAAACCTGTATTCGAAGCATTGATGGAATCATTACtgtttttctaaaaaatcaCGGACTTCATCAAAGATGTATTGTTTCCAAGAGTGTGATTTTCCTAGTTATAGATAGTTTTATCCAAATCACGTGATGAAACAATTCATCGCTGAAATGAAACTGATTTGCACAGCAAAAAAGTAATGTATTAAATACAAAATAGTGTGTCTATTTGGTTTTTTAAAATCTTTGGTACAAAAAAAATGTGTGATTTTCAGATCACTTTGTGACAATACAACAATACCAATTGAAGACAAGTGCCATTGCTTTTCTGATggcatcattttttttataaaacttcgaCTTCGCGCGATTTTGTAGTGCCGATTGGAACTATAAGTGCTGATAAAACATCATTTCACTATACAATCACTGTCTGTTAAATTTACGAGTGCCGATCTACTTTCGTgcttaaatataacttttttttttgtaactcaaGGATACTTGCACACATCGCATCAActgttttttttcaacaaacgaTTGTTGAAACTCCATTAAATATCAGACTAATTTCTCTTTGTTCTTTGCAGCGGGTTAAAAGATACTTCAAATATTTGACATGCTTCTTAAAATCATtgagatttttatttatttttaattggtcTACTCATGCAGGTTACTAATGTTTTTCTTTAACGCATCAGTAGTACAAAAAGCAATTACGGAATTAGACTTAGTTTAATACAAAGAAAGAATTCAGCATTTTTTAAAGCTTTCGCAAAGATCGTTCTATTCTGAGTAATGTAAAAACCGAACACAGTTTCTAAGTTAAAAGCACAAGGTAATAATGTTGCCTTCTATGTGACTttatgcaattgaaaatttgtttcttCGATATTTTTGTTAGTTAATAATAAATGATTGAAGGTGGATAAATATACACACTTTAGTATGACGCAGATTGAAAAAGGCCCTTATATGTGCATGGAATACAATCGTTTTTGAACATAAATTAgaatcaaaattgaaaaaatgaaacttcCTAACttcggaaaaattttatttgtggTTCGCCGGGTTCGAAACATGTTCAAGAAATAATCaagatttttttgaatattggtttaattttgataacaacaatattattattttataaattttaagtTAACCATATTAAAATAGGTAACGTTTGAAACGAAACTCgctaatttttttattgcattagtTGTTTGAAAACTTCTAACTTTATGTTGTTGGTAGCCGAGACTGTTGCAAAACTTGGCGTACGTGAACACTAAAAACGTCGGATGATTGCAATAATACTCATTATATGTTACGCAGTCCACCGAAAACTTTTTTCACttgttttgtttacatatgCAGTGAAATCGTAAACACGTCGAATTGATATGTCTGTACTTACATTTGCGCGTTTTGAGTAAGTAAACTTGGCATGGCGTGAAATAGTTTACAACGGCTAACGTCGTTTTGGTTGCATATTGTGTCGAAAATCAAAGTTTGTAAAGCTTGTTATCAAAATATGTGACGCATGCAATTGGTCAATGCGGAAGTGCCgtttaaaaaaagtttctgaATACTTAGAATACTTTTGGAAATAATCAGAAAATATTATTAGTGTTATATTCATAAGATCCGGGCATTTTATCGTGTTGTATGTTTTTATAAATAATCTATATATAAAACTCTTCATCTGCAAATATTATACTAACATGACTTATGTAACACACTAACGGTACGTGACACATTTGCGAAACGGTGCAAGCTAGTGCTTCATTCAAACACTTTCAACAGTTAAGTGTGTAACTATTAAACATAGGATTACTAACTTTGTAACTTAGTACCATTCCGTCTTTGTAGTTGTTTAACTTTAAGGATCCAAACGCCTGAGGAAATTTGCAATACTTTTAAAGTTGTTTGAGCACTATGATTTTTATTAGTTGTATTGTGTCAGTttagttaaaatattttttaagctcTTCAGGTTAGTTGTATTAGTATTCGTGGTAACTAGACATCAACAACTCTTTCTACAAATACTAATAACTTCTGACATGATGCTACTAGTTGATTAAATACTGTTGAAAAAAGGCTGGGTAGGTCAGCTAATAGTATTTAAAATTTGCTAGTGTGCTACAATGATCACTACAGTGCTGTGGCCCGAGCGGCACGTTCTCCATGTTAATCAGGAGATGTGCGCTTCGTTCAATACCTGCCGACATTATCGAGCAATGGCGCTGTTACAGatggaataaaaaaatgttatggAAACCAGTAGCAATCTATGGGAAGCATATACATCAATCAAGTAAGGCAAAGTCTAGGAACTAATATTTTACTGTCGGAACATGGTCTTACTATTGGTTGGTCACAGACCCAAATGCCAATATTTGCATATAGGACAGTTATGGTGTGTTAAGGATCCTACTGACATCAATAGTCTCTCTCAAgccaaaatttaaacaaaagatGACTGGTTTTTTGAAGCAGTATTCAACTTCAAAATCAATTGACGGATCGGCCAATCAACCGCATTAGTTAGAAGTCGAAGTCATGTTTTAAGATGAAATTTTcgcaaatttttttatataaatccgaaaaatcgttaGTTTTACCTTATTACTTTAGTGTTATATTTTACCTGCCACTAGCCATTTGTTCCACAATTGATAATTAGAATTGTGATTGCGCAGGTATAAAGAGGAAATGCGCAATCATTTTTGGTCATCTTGAAGCATGGAACTATAGGAGGATCTTTCATATGTTAGGCAATCAATTCTGTATTACGATATTACCAATCGcctgaaaataaaatatgctgtttatttttcaatgttGGTCGGAATTCGTTGAAATATCtataaaaaaatcttcattaaCAGCTACGCACAGAAAAATATTACCTACATTTTTTTCATCCGATTCCTGCCGAATCGaactgaaaatattgaaatttgcaTCTAGAGGATTAGAGAGAAGTATTTGGGAAtcattttgttttataaatatATCATACAAAGTCTTTgtgtttttataacttttttaagCTCCTAGCATCAGAAATCATAATTTTCGAAACAAGTCGAAGTCTTACAACGGAATAAATTATAATTCGGAGAATGGTTTTGTAACTATCCTGTATACTGTGGCCTTTAAAAACGTAACAATACAATCAATTCACAAGAATGATCTCGGACGAGAAGAACTTTCCAGGAAAGTCAACTGAACTGACTAAAACTACTACGATTTATGGGGTTCAAAGCTGTGTGATAAATTCAGATGAATTTTCCGGACCATATGCTGGGAATAATTTGGAGTTTGGGGTTTCTATTTGACTGTTTTGATGACaacgtggatattgtcggcagacTTTTTAAGTGGGGGAAAAGCAGCACACTAAAGTAAACAGCATGGCAGCGATATCAGGATGTTAGTAAGCGGAGTTGAGTGCGACAGGGACGACGAGTTCAATAAGTAATGCATACTTTGAATTCATACTCCTCTGTTTCAGAAATTAGACAGGAAGGTTTCATTGAGCTTAGTTTGAatatgaaaaagttttttttttccagctGAGATTTTAAAATCTTGTGGGTTTTAAGTGTTCATTAATGcactttgaattttttgaaattaatgCTCGTGGTAATAGTAAAATCTATTTAGATTTTGGTGTACATTTGCATTCATACATGGAATTTCGGTTCAAAATGAAAGTTACCAATATTAACTTCGATTGCACTCGAGTTAAGCGAATTCAAAAAGTTGGGTTCAACGTTTTAAcccttaaactcattttttaaaagTGGTATTATGGATAATGGGCCTGTTTTCAGTTTTATGTGTGATATACTAACGtgatgaaaatatcaaaatggCATTGAAAGTGTGGTGCAATAACAAGAAATTGTACATAACCATGTGCATATTATTTAATAATAGAATGCCTAAgccatttttcaaatttacataATTGCAGCTAGCTGCAAGATAGTGAGCGGTAGTGTCTATGCCAAGTTTTCAAGTGCCGCTCGGAACCACAAAGAAGGGTGTGAGTTTTAAGGTTGAAATTTCAGGTGCAAATATTTCAATGTGATGTATACTATTTTCTTAAATGAAGAGATCGCAATTGGCATCAGGCTGCTGGGAAAAATTGCCGGTTCTGTAATTGAAAACGAGAGTCTTTACACACACATGTTTGTACGCAACTGAAGAAAATCGCTGTAAAAATCAACCGAATAGCTCTGGTTTCTCTACTGCTATGTAAGGCGT encodes:
- the LOC129725798 gene encoding uncharacterized protein LOC129725798 — encoded protein: MVLYKLMVVHWSIFTLFTQLVLCASASTNSNLNSVEFKSICDDDDVQYVHETGIESSLVINLYPDQNKPSCKRQFHAPESHSFYVRLQRVYIPSSGSRKFSMQNGLSRKYGNKKVSNTSGSCSLIISHSLNGEVLPPWRLDPCELEASSPNEEPMRLLQGRLNIVWNHSGNRPGYRLLITVVGNGLPCLEKGKHSCLEVDDVPLLCIANDLRCDGVRHCPSPANAFNDEDSEMCAKLRNEQLMETPVQMVFRKYLQTTFKSFFYADSTEGPVKEDNILPEVVKQIEIIESQTKIPTKQHKSTLNGLSKYGPWGYLFLGMLLCGGALLVCGLWECCCRTQKPEAPDISEQENQSVYQESGLNNSNLNSSNGITQTLPPYEDLDPPPAYSVLFPNQKSPESLPSLLRVPENQLQSSITSETVPSSSSVASMSTNHIRTQTGQ